A single window of Nicotiana sylvestris chromosome 5, ASM39365v2, whole genome shotgun sequence DNA harbors:
- the LOC138868467 gene encoding secreted RxLR effector protein 161-like, which translates to MEASKVINTPIATATRLDMDETGTPVNQTVYRGIIRSLLYLTASRPDIIFSVRLCARFQSNPKESHLKAAKRILRYLKGTQDLVLYYPSGDSFNLIGYASVEYAGYLVDRKNTSGMAHFVGSCLIFWGTRKQNSVALSTTKAEYVAAASCCAQLLWIKQQLEDFGVLTESVPLLFDNTSALNMSKNLVQHKRTKHIDVRHHFLRDNMEKGLICMKFCSTEDQIADIFTKALSRDHFERNRVKLGLLKPN; encoded by the coding sequence atggaagcatcaaaggtgataaaCACTCCCATCGCTACggccactcgactggacatggatgaaactgggactcctgtgaatcaaaccgtgtatagaggcattattagGTCTCTTCTCTATCTTACTGCCAGTAGACCTGATATTATCTTCAGTGTGAGGCtttgtgcaaggtttcaatcaaatcccaaggaatctcatttgaaggcagccaaaagaattctgagatatcttaaaggaacacaggacctggtcctttattatccctcaggtgacagttttaatctcATTGGATATGCTAGTGTAGaatatgcaggttatcttgtggataggaaaaacacatctggaatggctcacttcgTAGGCTCATGTCTCATATtttggggcacaaggaagcaaaactcagtggctctttcaacaacTAAAGCAGAATATGTAGCAGCAGCATCTTGCTGTGcacaacttttatggattaagCAACAACTGGAGGACTTTGGGGTACTCACTGAGAGTGTGCCCCTTTTATTTGATAataccagtgcactcaacatgtcCAAGAATCTAGTTCAACACAAGAGGACCaagcatattgatgtgaggcatcactTTCTAAGGGACAatatggagaaagggttgatatgtatgaagttctgTAGCACAGAAGACCAAATTGCAGACATCTTCACCAAGGCTTTAAGTAGGGATCActttgaaagaaacagagtgaagttggggcttttaaagcccaattga
- the LOC138868468 gene encoding uncharacterized protein, protein MGSLAYISVGQRPLALDVQALANQFVRLDVSRTIRVLVCTVARSFLFEHIREWQYDDPYLLVLRDKVWHRSAKQVTVGDDGVLRMQGRVCVHNVDGLRELILVEAHSSRYSIHPGVSKIYQNLRQHYWWRRIKKDIVAYVARCLNCQQVMYEHLRPSGLL, encoded by the coding sequence atgggtagccttgcatatatttcAGTCGGtcagagaccgcttgctttggatgttcaggctttggccaatcagttcgtgaggttggatgtttctaggACCATTCGTGTTCTAGTTTGTACAGTTGCTCGGTCTTTCTTGTTTGAGCATATCAGggagtggcagtatgatgatccttatttgcttgtccttagggacaaagTGTGGCACAgaagtgccaagcaggttacagttggggacgacggagttttgaggatgcagggtcgagtttgtgtgcataatgtggatggacttcgtgagttgattctagtagaggcccatagttcccggtattctattcatccgggcgtttCCAAGATATATCAGAACttacggcagcattattggtggaggaggataaagaaggatattgttgcatatgtagcacggtgtttgaattgtcagcaggtaatgTACGAGCATCTGAGACCTAgtggtttgctttag
- the LOC138868469 gene encoding uncharacterized protein: MLCYSSRPEDESSDAVITCTISVCSRDASVLFDPGSTYFYVSSYFAPYLVVPRDSLSASVYVSTPLGNFIIVDRIYRSCVVVIGGLETSVNLLFLDMVDFDVILGMDLLSPYHVILDRHAKTVTLALLGLPRLEWRGTLGHSVSRVISYMKARRMVKKGCLSYLAYVHDSSTEVPSMDSMPVVWEFQAVFPADLPGVPPDRDIDFYIDLSLGTQPISIPSYRMAPPELKELKEQLHDLLDKGFIRCSASPWGTPVLFVKKNDGSMRICIDYHQLNKFKHQE; this comes from the coding sequence atgttatgctattccagcAGGCCTGAGGATGAgtcctccgatgcagttatcacatgtacgatttcagtttgcagtagagatgcttcagttttatttgatccagggtctacatacttttacgtgtcatcttattttgccccatatttggttgtgcctcgtgattctttgagtgcttccGTGTATGTGTCCACGCCATTAGGGAATTTTATTATTGTAGATCGTATCTATCGTTCATGtgtggttgttattgggggtcttgagactagtgtaaaCCTCCTATTTCTCGATATGGTtgacttcgatgttattttggggatggatttgtTGTCACCTTATCACGTTATATTGGACCGTCATgctaagaccgtgaccttagctttgctggggttgcctcgattggagtggagaggtaCTCTTGGTCATTCTGTCAGcagggttatttcttatatgaaggctcgacgtatggtcaagaagggttgtttgtcttatttggcttatgttcatgattctagtactgaggttccttctatggactCCATGCCAGTTGTTTGGGAATTTCAAgcggtatttcctgcagacctaccgggggtaccacccgacagggatattgacttttataTTGATTTGTCtctgggaactcagcccatttctattccgtcgtatcgcatggccccgccagagttgaaggaattgaaggaacagttgcacgacttgcttgataagggctttattagatgTAGTGCCTCGCCCTGGGgtacgccggtgttgtttgttaagaaaaatgatggatcgatgaggatatgCATAGATTATCATCAGTTGAATAAATTCAaacatcaagaataa